A segment of the Solanum lycopersicum chromosome 9, SLM_r2.1 genome:
tcggccaactcaaaacagaaagcaatatatatcagataatatcataaaataaactacaatactcaacaggtagcagcaACACGTACAAGAAttattgataataacgccaagtacacccatgaggactcaagcctccataccatactcatttgggaaataggctaattaattttagtatattaacataattaaagattCATTCCCTTTACTATccctgtgtcggaacgtgacactccgatcctcctcgtactatcctggtgtcgggacgtgacaccagatccattaatactatcctggtgccggaacgtgacacccgatccattaatactatcctagtgCCGAaaagtgacacccgatccattaatcctatcctggtgccggaacatgacacccgatccattattactatcctggtgccggaacgtgacacccgatccattattactatcgtggtgtcggaacgtgacacccgatccattaatactatcctggtgtcggaacttAACACttgatcccctaacctcattcttttagttcatcaagccttcttttataccaagtcttcatcattaacaaagaggttttaagatttaagattcagcagcctcatcatgcttattttataaccatcatatataatcacatcatacaAGCACACAatgaagcatatagaagactttacaatactatccaatacatatcattcgctattatgAGTTTAccatgaaatagcataaaaccataacctacctccaccgaagaattgcgatcaagcaatctactttcccaaagctgcgttctttctctctctcaatcgatcgtttctccctctctctctgttctttttctttttcttattcaaatcctttttcttttaccctaattagcatataattaagtataaaagatgataaaataccccactacttgtttcaaggttctctcttttaaccctcaagtaattaaattattaacattaaaccactaagttaataattataagcaggaatagtccaaaacaccccatAAAATACTTAACAGAAATCTAACCCAGTCAGGgtcacgcagcctgtgacggtccgtcaaaactgtgatggtccgtcctgtacgtccgtcacaaagttcagagagttaattatGCGGAAGGATTTGTGATGGTGCGTCGagccctcaacggtccgtcctgccattttgtcgggaagttcagagagtcgatctcagtacccaaatttctaaattctaagtgttttggaatgagataccctcgacggtccgtcgtgcccatgacggtccgtcgtgggatccgtcgtgcccatgacggttcgtcgtgggatccgtcgacccagacagtgattttcagaaattaactctactgctccaaacgactaaatagttcgttacaatagatatcaatttacccatcgttcgtcctcaaacgatcacaaaaagaaaaacaagggcgaaatggagtacctgaatttgtaaacaggtgtgtgtatctttctcgcatatcatcCTCCTTTTcacaagtggactcttcaactggtcgattcttccattgaactttgatggatgcaatctctcttgatctAAActttgcgaatttctctatctagaatggcaacaggctcctcctcataagtcaaattctcatcaagcagaactgaatcacatcgaataatgtagtttccaaccccatggtatcttttcaacatagacacatgaaataccggatgcactcctgacagtcctcggggcaaggctaattcataagccagctcccctactcgcttaagtacttcaaatggtccaatataccttgggcttagcttacctctttttccaaaccgcatcacccctttcatgggcgaaaccttcagcaagacttgctcaccctccatgaactccaagtctgtaacctttcgatctgcatattccttttgactactttgagcagctaaaagcttttcttgaatagatatcaccttctctaatgaatccctcaaaagatcagcaccccaaggtctaacctcaaatgtatcgaaccaaccaatgggagacctacatcttctcccatacaatgcctcaaatggggccatataaatacttgagtgatagctattgttgtatgaaaactccgctaagggtaagaaattatcccaatgacccccaaattctataacacatgcacgaagcatatcttccaacaccttaattgttcgctcagattgaccatcggtctgagggtgaaatgcagtactaaggtccaacctagtacctaattcagcatgcaatgttctccaaaacttagaagtaaacttcgtacctctatctgatatgatggagagtggaactccatgcaatcgaacaatttctgagatgtaaagcttggctaacttctctgcattgtaagtcaccttaaccggaataaagtgagcagacttagttaatctgtcaacaatcacccaaatggagtcaaacttccccaatgtcattggaagaccaaccacgaagtccattgcaattctctcccacttccattcaggaatgggcattctttgaagtgttcctccgggcctcaggtgttcatactttacttgcttaatatttggacatttggcaacaaaattaacaatgtcgcgctttattctactccaccaaaagtgttgttttaggtcacggtacatcttggttgcaccaggatgtatagaatatccgtaactatgagcctctataagaatagtgtggatccaATCAttaacacggggcacacataccctccccttaattctcaaaacaccttccacatccattattgcttctttagcctctccctgcaacaccatatcccgaattcagcttagtttctcatcatcaaactgttttcccttgatcttgtcaagaaaagaagatataaCCTCCACACTGgcaaaaaatcctcccttctcatttacttctaacctcataaagtcgttagccagagtctgaacctctctagaaaatgggcgtctagaaactttaaagtgggctaaactacccatgctccctgcttttctacttaaggcatctgccacaacattagcctttcctgggtgatacaagatggtaacatcataatccttcagtagttccatccacctcctctgtctcaaattcaaatccctctgagtaaagacatactataggctacgatgatccgtatagacttcacacttgaccccatatatataatgtctccattgctttaatgcaaacacaactgcggccaattccaaatcgtgggtcagatagttacgttcatacacctttaattgcctcgaagcataacaaattacattcttctcttgcattagcactgcacccaaaccaaaataggatgcatcacaataaacaatgaagttcttaccctctactagcaaggtaaggataggttcagtagtcagcaaggtcttgagtttctcaaagctttcttcacattcatctgaccatacaaatggaacattctggttagtcaagttcgtcaattgggaagcaatagaagataatcccttgacaaatcgatggtagtagcttgctaaaccaacaaagctccttatttctgaaacattagtaggtcttacccaatttctcactgtttcaatcttagaaggatccaccattactccatccttagaaaccacgtgccccaaaaaggatACTGAATCTAggcaaaactcacacttggagaatttggcataaagcctttacTCCCTTAGcacttccaacacaattctcaaaatgctcctcatgttccttcttactcttggagtatatcagtacatcatcaataaatacgatcacaaagagatccagatatggcttaaaaatcccgttcataaagctcatgaatgcagcaggggcattcgtatgaccaaaagacattactacaaattcgtaattcccatacctggttcgaaaagcagtctttggcacatccgttgcccgtattttcaattgatgataaccggatctcaagtaaatcttagagaagacacaagcaccttgtaactgatcgaacaagtcatcaatgcgattaatgggatacttgttcttaatagttaccttgttcaactgccgctagtctatgcacatcccaaaactcccatccttcttcttcaaaaataacaccggagcacgatgcacttggtctaatgaaaactttactcaacaactcttgaagttgggcctttaactcccttaactctgctggagacattctataaggaggtatggaaatggggcgagtacccggctctagatcaatgcaaaaaacaatatctctatccggtggcataccaggaaggtctgcaggaaacacatccagaaacttaCGGACTACCGGAACCGGCTCAATTGAAGGTACCTAGGTAGTATCATCCCGGAGGTGGTCCATGAAAGCTGagcaccctttactaaccattctcttagcacgaagaaaggagatgatacaaactggagtggaagtgtagtcaccctcccacactaacagatctgtcccaggcttggccaacgttacagttttagcactACAAtcaaagattgcaaaatttggagaaagccaagtcatacacAGAATTACAttgaagtcaaccatttctaagataaccaagtctacatgagtattgctccccacaaaagtcacaagacaagacctatataccttttcaactatcatagaCTCACCTAgtggagtagaaacacgaataagcatgtcaagcaattcacaatttaaattaaggccactagcaaatgcggaagatacttATGAAAATGcggagccagggtcaaataatacagaaaccatacaatcacaaaccaaaagattacctgtgataacagcatctgatgtctccgcttccgaccacccagggaaagcataacaatgggccctatcacctgtctgcccgttgcctctaccaggttgcgctgtagtagttcccatttgtccgtcactcCGGACGTTTTGGTGaacaccattacctcggccaccacgctCTCCAGattgacggcctcttccatgaccacctctacctcttaCTActtgaggtctgtaactctgttttggacaatacctcttaatgtttCCAGTCTCCCCATATCCATAACACTCtatggattcaagcataggtctctgtgagaatgacgaagtctagggataacctccaaactcagagaagtgttgaccggtctgcggtggacccccaagtACAttctgcagtgaagactgaataggtcgggctggataacctcctgaaccctgccctctggagtaagaaccattaacctcacctcccttacgaaacctttaagatgtcgatgccatggtgaagtcatgtGGCTGCACTTcgtccacctctatcacgaagtctaccacttcctgaaaggatttcacTGTatccgctacctgtaaggctgaaatctgcaaatctgacctcaaccccatcacaaaacggcgaatccgctcttgtggactgaagcaaagctgggtggcatacctcgATAATGCACAGatcttagcctcatacgcagtcacCGACATCtttccttgctctaggctcaagaactcatctctcctcctatccctcaaggtccgggggatatacttctcaataaataagctagagaacaacgcccaagtcataggtggtgcctgtgcgggttgacactcaacatgttaCCGTCACCACACTTTAGCatttccttgaaactgataggttagaaactcaacgccaaatcattctactatgcccattttGTGTtgtaactcatgacaatcaaccagaaaatcataggcatcctcggattcagcacccttgaagactggaggtttcaaattcaagaacttactgaaaagttcatgctgatcggttgtcattataggccctgtagtcaaacgaggaaaggtgcctatttccaatgaggcatccatgcggggagcctcaGCAGCGGCCTATCGTacttccggaacctgaggtgctggtgcagaaaacactggaggtgtctggccttgatcagttaacccgctaagataagcaagaacataattaatcatctctagggtaggttggggtggtaattcctcattctgcacttgctcacttTCCCCTttctcaccctctcttactacttcctcagtcggtagAGGAGTCACCGCCTTAGTACTAGATGGgataggtgcttgtcctcttcctctagaggacgtcctcccacgacctctaccacgagcCCTTGTCAcggctcctcttcgagctacagccccagtggctggctcagacgcaccctgtcctgctGGTGCTAgtgttggcgtagttgttgctctagttctaaccatctgcaaaatagagagAAGATGgaaagataccaatttgtataacctagataccaattggatccaagtaatagcacgaaagaaagaaagaaggaatggaatttttctaaagtcttatagcctctcaaagaaaagtaaaggcatccccctaccattccttaagactctactagactcgttcttgtgtgatgagaccaatgaacctaatgctctgataccaagtttgtcacgacccaaaacgggccgtgagtggcaccgacacttaccctcctatgtgagcaaaccaaccaatctaaaccccaacgtttcaaacataataacataatataatgcgaaagacttaaactcattaatgaaaattgattaaataacttctaaaaactcaatacttattattcccaaaatctggaagtcatcaccacaagaacatctatcctcaagatactaaatataagaatatctagtaagctaaaataataaacagctagtccatgacGGAACAtgaaggcatcaagacatgataaagaagatccagtccaagctagaagcattagctcaccctgagatCCGACGTGATGAAggctggctagagttgcggttgagttgaagacgatggcacatttgttgcactccacaaataacaaagaaaaacaattacaagtaggggtcagtacaaaacacgagtactgcgtaggtatcatcggccaactcaaaatagaaagcaatatatataagataatatcataaaatcaactacaatactcaataggtagcagcaacaagtacaagaatcattaataataacgccaagtacacccatgaagactcaagcctccataccatactcattttggaAAAAGGTTAATCAATTtcagtatattaacataattcaagattcattctcgtTACTATCCTAGtatcggaatgtgacactccgatcctcgtcatactatcctggtgtcgagacgtgacacccgatccattaatactatcctggtgctggaacatgacacccgatctattAATACTATCTTGGTGCCGGAACATGACAcacgatccattaatactatccttgtgccggaacgtgacacccgatccattaatactatccttgtgccggaacgtgacacccgatccattattactatcctggtgccagaacgtgacacccaatccattattactatcctggtgccagaacgtgacacccgatccattaatactatcttggtgtcggaacgtgacacccgatcccctaacctcattcttttagtttatcaagccttcttttataccacggcttcatcattaacaaagaggttttaagatttaagattcaacagcctgatcatgcttattttatcaccatcatatataatcacattatacaagcacacaattaagcatatagaagactttacaatactacccaatacatatcattcgctattaagagtttactatgaaatagcataaaaccataacctacctccaccgaagagttgcgATCAAGCAATCGACTTTCCCAAAACtgcgttcttcctctctctcaatcg
Coding sequences within it:
- the LOC138338572 gene encoding uncharacterized protein; the protein is MLESIECYGYGETGNIKRYCPKQSYRPQVVRGRGGHGRGRQSGERGGRGNGVHQNVRSDGQMGTTTAQPGRGNGQTVSSAFASGLNLNCELLDMLIRVSTPLGESMIVEKVYRSCLVTFVGSNTHVDLVILEMVDFNVILCMTWLSPNFAIFDCSAKTVTLAKPGTDLLVWEGDYTSTPVCIISFLRAKRMVSKGCSAFMDHLRDDTT